One genomic segment of Tubulanus polymorphus chromosome 4, tnTubPoly1.2, whole genome shotgun sequence includes these proteins:
- the LOC141904406 gene encoding uncharacterized protein LOC141904406 translates to MVQAHFLRALEVRFAHTYTPQSTKDTFNVTASVFGGENSTVTVNVLVPISNVKIDSPAAAKTNETVTFSIPPHYGSDVKYVWKFSANGSATNETTENRTTRSYTKSGTYDVSLNAMNDVSFEGVSEQIIIQDEVLQLTVNASKQFIKLGDSVEVAWYISQGTDVECVMTMEADKTVGIKPGTKKSQQSHNGMGGTLVYTYATPGSRTVVVNATNMVSWQVANFTAYVQAPVGKLTMESPVNVAVDTSRTLTFTTKTGTELILNATIDGVSIADVSLLRTTPTIKGKIVIPGQKNVHNYTLNLTVYNDISVSTAVSMIEVDVPFTDTEVLSVDRSFAPTAEDVNVTVAPVTATRVTAQYEFGDGTPSVNDWFQSSDNTTVSTLHRFSNPGNFTIKATLKNPLGSVFREFAVLVQHPVRAINFSSNSPLVLQRDKKTDLLIPLKGMVGTNFIAAAGIPFPTDPMYAIWVDDYNLTDNGPFTLDDRRINFTINEPGTYLVHVNISNLVSFLNYTHRVEADIKIDSVKSAYFGVNIAKIGENLKFGATVMGGSRVKLIFEFQDGLNETVDAEVGKLKQVQHAFQTDGQFLVNVTAVNSVSVLSTTNNIPMVIQIPIDHVGLHFITTTNAPIQEIPQGATYNAKFQVKLAENKPFPTNSTCAIDFGDGENVTELIGQNAALGRRKRRSLSPSLCTVPGGCVLIEIPHVYKNGNPFQVRANLTNAVSQKSLNITANIYAKIVNLGFKIMYLDPYIPGSDKLRGGWMLNGKPNAYPTSYGIYGVATRDWGSHMHLTWKFGAKTNAVIYNNLTSSEHVFNTPQTIAVELSASNVLNAATAPVQTIELRYPVGDINLIVDPIVIRNTSISATLKLGNNAEGACYYIDFKIATPCREYMYGDAASCQSGEHGSKIAAIAPDCKKFFTANERSQYSNGIQLPKMKMMTAAFYSVILDAVNVVSRRTLPIPLVVTRGPCYPPNVTLQIPDVCANMRYPDCGDYRRYPGAFGVLRSESLVVNSVPILNCTSSKIANYTWTIFKQENGEFVEMTEDELNGTVLSSSSLRMIYFAPRFFSYGNYRLELNVSMHEEQGIFKVVSGDIFVIRTPLVVNIKGGYETTMKWFANVTVSVGDSTYDPDDPDRDMSKLKFDWYCKKYCETFATYDQYFNVMSEGRLCNPGDLTPLLDAASASQSSRPLTTVGCVKYADEIQYPGLMYDAKGKRIDTASFVVDTANWNEAFNLTLKLMVLKYDPFWGGLRAAYFEQSVSVVNGDPPDIKMICVTNCQTKMNPSSRFSIGTTITNFPGLRDFGFDCVVTAHMINNSGPYFVGANKVKCDDGFSQGRMLKTMEDLRRHTRYEI, encoded by the exons ATGGTTCAAGCTCATTTTCTTCGCGCTCTTGAAGTGCGATTCGCTCACACCTATACACCACAATCAACGAAGGATACGTTCAACGTGACCGCTTCGGTGTTCGGCGGTGAAAATTCAACGGTGACCGTCAACGTTCTTGTGCCGATTAGCAATGTGAAGATTGATTCACCTGCCGCCG CAAAAACAAACGAAACAGTGACATTCTCAATACCGCCTCATTACGGCAGTGACGTGAAATATGTTTGGAAATTCTCCGCGAACGGTTCAGCGACGAATGAAACTACCGAAAACCGAACTACTCGTTCGTACACAAAATCGGGCACCTACGACGTGTCTTTGAATGCCATGAATGATGTCAGTTTTGAAGGAGTTTCG GAACAAATCATAATTCAAGACGAGGTTCTGCAGTTGACGGTGAATGCAAGTaaacaattcatcaaattgGGCGACTCCGTTGAGGTAGCCTGGTACATTTCTCAAG GTACTGATGTTGAATGCGTAATGACGATGGAAGCTGATAAAACGGTTGGGATCAAACCTGGAACTAAAAAATCGCAACAAAGTCATAACG GAATGGGCGGAACACTGGTTTATACATACGCAACACCTGGCAGCAGAACTGTAGTGGTAAACGCGACTAACATGGTCAGCTGGCAAGTGGCAAACTTCACCGCATATGTACAGGCACCTGTTGGAAAACTGACGATGGAATCGCCAGTAAACGTGGCTGTTGATACGTCGAGAACGCTGACTTTCACGACAAAGACTGGGACAGAATTGATATTGAACGCCACTATCGACGGCGTTTCAATAGCCGATGTTTCGTTGTTGCGAACAACGCCGACCATCAAAGGAAAAATCGTTATTCCGGGCCAGAAAAACGTCCACAACTATACACTTAATTTGACCGTCTACAACGATATAAGTGTTTCAACAGCCGTTTCGATGATAGAAGTCGACGTGCCTTTTACGGACACGGAGGTCCTTTCGGTGGACCGTTCGTTCGCTCCGACGGCCGAGGATGTGAATGTTACCGTAGCGCCGGTAACAGCCACCCGGGTAACTGCACAATACGAGTTTGGAGACGGGACGCCGTCGGTTAACGACTGGTTCCAATCTAGCGACAATACGACCGTCTCTACGTTGCATCGATTTTCTAATCCGGGCAACTTTACGATCAAAGCTACGCTGAAAAATCCGCTCGGAAGCGTGTTCAGGGAATTCGCGGTTCTCGTCCAACATCCGGTGAGAGCGATCAATTTCTCGTCGAATTCGCCGCTCGTTTTGCAACGTGATAAAAAAACTGACTTGCTGATACCGCTAAAAG GAATGGTAGGGACGAACTTCATTGCTGCTGCTGGAATCCCGTTCCCAACGGATCCTATGTACGCAATTTGGGTAGACGATTATAATCTAACAGACAACGGACCTTTCACCCTCGACGACCGTCGAATCAACTTCACCATTAACGAGCCAGGAACTTACCTGGTGCACGTGAATATTTCCAATCTAGTTAGTTTCCTCAACTACACACATCGAGTCGAGGCGGATATAAAGATAGACAGCGTCAAATCCGCCTATTTTGGAGTTAATATCGCCAAAATCGGTGAAAACCTCAAGTTTGGAGCGACGGTTATGGGAGGATCACgggtaaaattgattttcgaaTTTCAAGACGGATTGAACGAAACGGTTGACGCCGAAGTCGGCAAACTCAAGCAAGTGCAACACGCTTTTCAAACGGATGGCCAGTTTCTCGTCAACGTGACGGCGGTAAACAGCGTCAGTGTGTTATCAACGACGAACAACATCCCGATGGTTATTCAAATCCCAATCGATCACGTGGGGTTGCATTTCATTACAACAACTAACGCCCCGATCCAGGAAATACCCCAAGGCGCCACCTACAACGCAAAATTCCAAGTGAAACTGGCAGAAAATAAACCTTTCCCGACTAATTCAACGTGCGCGATTGATTTCGGTGACGGCGAAAATGTAACGGAATTGATCGGCCAAAACGCCGCGCTCGGTCGAAGGAAAAGAAGGAGTTTAAGCCCTTCATTGTGCACAGTACCTGGTGGATGCGTTTTGATAGAAATTCCACACGTTTATAAAAACGGTAATCCATTTCAAGTTCGGGCAAACCTCACCAACGCTGTCTCGCagaaatctttgaatattacGGCCAACATATATGCAAAAATTGTGAACTTAGGCTTTAAGATCATGTATCTCGATCCCTATATACCTGGATCGGATAAGTTGCGCGGTGGTTGGATGTTAAACGGTAAACCGAATGCCTACCCGACTAGTTATGGAATCTATGGCGTTGCCACGCGCGACTGGGGCTCGCACATGCATTTAACGTGGAAATTCGGCGCAAAAACCAACGCCGTCATCTACAATAATCTAACATCGAGTGAACACGTGTTCAACACTCCGCAGACGATCGCGGTGGAGCTCTCGGCCTCAAACGTATTGAATGCTGCCACGGCACCGGTGCAAACCATCGAACTGAGATATCCCGTGGGCGATATTAATCTAATCGTGGACCCAATCGTTATCAGGAATACGAGTATATCAGCGACATTGAAACTAGGAAATAACGCCGAAGGAGCTTGCtattatatagatttcaaaatTGCTACGCCTTGTCGGGAGTACATGTACGGCGACGCCGCATCCTGTCAAAGCGGCGAACACGGTTCAAAAATAGCCGCTATAGCGCCTGATTGCAAGAAATTCTTCACTGCCAATGAACGCAGTCAATATAGCAATGGTATACAGTTgccgaaaatgaaaatgatgacgGCCGCTTTTTATTCCGTTATACTGGACGCGGTAAACGTCGTTAGTCGTCGGACTTTACCGATCCCGTTAGTAGTTACCCGCGGGCCGTGTTATCCCCCGAATGTCACTCTTCAAATCCCGGACGTATGTGCGAATATGCGATATCCTGACTGTGGGGACTATCGAAGATACCCAGGCGCCTTCGGCGTGCTACGATCGGAGAGTCTCGTCGTAAATTCCGTCCCGATTCTGAATTGTACTTCGTCGAAAATCGCCAATTACACTTGGACCATTTTCAAACAGGAAAACGGCGAGTTCGTCGAGATGACCGAAGACGAGTTGAACGGTACTGTACTATCGTCTTCTAGTTTGCGTATGATTTACTTCGCGCCTCGGTTTTTCTCGTACGGGAACTATCGGCTGGAATTGAACGTATCCATGCACGAAGAGCAGGGTATTTTCAAGGTTGTGTCTGGTGACATTTTCGTAATAAGAACGCCGTTAGTCGTCAACATCAAAGGCGGCTACGAGACAACTATGAAATGGTTCGCTAACGTGACGGTGTCCGTCGGTGATTCTACCTACGATCCCGACGATCCGGATAGAGACATGTCGAAGTTGAAATTCGATTGGTATTGCAAAAAATACTGCGAAACTTTCGCCACATATGACCAGTATTTTAACGTGATGAGTGAAGGGAGGTTGTGTAATCCAGGGGATTTGACTCCGTTATTAGATGCGGCCAGCGCCAGCCAGTCCAGTAGACCACTCACCACCGTCGGATGTGTCAAATACGcagatgaaatacaatatcCAG GTTTAATGTATGACGCAAAAGGCAAACGTATCGATACGGCCAGCTTCGTAGTTGATACCGCTAACTGGAACGAAGCTTTCAACTTAACGTTGAAACTCATGGTACTGAAATATGACCCGTTTTGGGGCGGCCTGAGAGCAGCGTATTTTGAGCAGTCAGTATCAGTGGTTAACGGTGACCCACCTGACATCAAAATGAT atgTGTTACGAACTGTCAAACTAAAATGAATCCCAGCAGCCGATTTTCAATAGGAACGACCATCACAAATTTCCCGGGGCTTCGCGATTTCGGTTTCGA TTGTGTTGTTACAGCGCACATGATAAATAACAGTGGCCCCTACTTCGTCGGCGCCAACAAAGTAAAATGCGATGATGGATTTTCGCAAGGTCGAATGCTCAAAACTATGGAAGACCTCAGAcgacatacgagatatgagatataa
- the LOC141904407 gene encoding polycystin-1-like protein 2: MSIQRAGQVESSAEDIESVSRFLLEVVGNAAIGAGEVSKNAQKEIAMYESMLNPNSKQQNTPPTRTLSPAELQKEMLKLDDVVNTAKQYILDLDTLVKSCMVMIVMQRKVPGDEPSVMTTASISMSLEKRFSGDLSKKPITPGRKNSKDKIDLPNPSLIVGEGNDTTYFVESKCLSISSNIYTFSNNTGNDAATKPKEVTSGLLSLDMRNETGDPMIVGGLPDPIVLVIERKRNGIPDISVVESTKPNEEMLIHTITVPLDATLGIKVVLSENATDLVNGTTESTTNNNTQQAPTTKLSSISNSTTSNTVTSSSSSVTSPSAATSSSTPRTTLPNSKIFKTPDQTLDTTSFNVTDVTNVTTFGATTAGITNTKTIVTGTSATVTSLTNSTPSINPKINVTTTAPMKDPPGGFVLSENITRFVVFVKVGSRPTVSKHDFNCTLPFHAETDVNGSTAAERDLNTCLFHNILNGTDKPVYVGIKALNGTIDPANATVDDYKEAIYNASFFTADCLYWNTKTEEWSNAGCTVGDLTTSDSTQCKCTHLTTFGSSFTIPLPKIDFSGGFLNPNDNPVVFGTMVSLLCLYLILLIWAVKADRKDLVRAGSTPLPDNDPRDKYIYEILVTTGEAKEAGTTAQVSFVLTGEDGDTGPRVLMDEKRKVLQKGDVNSFIMVVPKPLGNLAHLRIWHDNGGKNPSWFFNQMQVTDIQTLDRYLFICDKWLAVEQEDGLIDRIIPLAGDIEMKAFNYLFWSKTRKDLSDGHIWLSVFKRPPKSNFTRVQRLTCCLTLVYVSMMASLTFYKAMAMRQNVTQIVIGPIKFTLEQLVVSILASLIIVPVNVFIVLLFRMSGPWPPNACGKCCRKKRVCDSKYSEMKSYQASEAMEIELQNEKEYLDTGERKSATPSRRPWNDSQTSQKISYTDASGYGKIPESPKKDDQKKKKKKVVLPWWCVIVGHTLAFIAVAVSFYFANMFSKDLGLSGSKEWIASFGVSLIQSIMLQQPIKVLFLALLYALIIKKPDLEEPDESEYDNSLKDNEEWLHDPYCNSPDIKEKIARYKAIPLPPDEEELKAARDKRLKEIEMVNIIWEIIFYTIYVGILMVLSYENRDTRSHYFYKDIENIFYNDRYTRNNTVGTYALSAVRNFDQFWDYAEKSLVPGMFGYDMFPGDDWYKYKNYIVDRQALRVCVPRLRQLRTKPVACNSRLDRLFGDVCRPSYSMFSQEEGNYKAGWIPVNKSDPNDKPDYGFGYSSAWKLKGSPTSGKFATYSGGGYVVNLGTQPKQALRTLKTIKAGNWLDKNTRCIIIEFLLYNNNVRLYGVAFLLVEFLNSGGAFTKYKVTVMRLEKGMTPTNSVMFFFQFIFLGFLIYFAVRASKRLRKIGRRQYFNSFWDVYEFAVILMGFVAIFMQIVRFFGAYAMAEMMVDRTKFINLDYVVLYDELSVYLLAMIVFLSTLQGLKLLRFNKRICALALMMKWLSWPLMRFMVVFLVLFFGFVSLCHLKFMVRLREYSTFIASMETLLNMMLNKFNFRRMQAVSPVMAPLMFVAFVIIVNFMMVNFMVAIILEGYTYAMDCIAGQANEYEIVDFMMQSLKKAIGMTRIEGNPTECRLEYLEGAQDSADEKCRELSNRVDLIIDRLENYIKKQADSKDVMAELEEMKKSSEKSKKRNIIIS, encoded by the exons ATGTCAATTCAACGCGCGGGTCAAGTTGAAAGTTCCGCCGAAGACATTGAGAGCGTTAGCAGGTTTTTACTGGAAGTGGTCG GAAATGCGGCTATTGGTGCTGGAGAGGTCAGCAAAAATGCGCAAAAAGAAATTGCCATGTATGAATCGATGTTGAATCCGAATAGTAAACAACAAAATACTCCTCCAACAAGAACTTTGTCTCCGGCTGAATTACAGAAAGAAATGCTAAAACTGGATGATGTTGTAAATACG GCTAAACAGTATATTCTGGATTTGGACACATTAGTTAAATCTTGTATGGTTATGATTGTGATGCAACGAAAAGTTCCCGGCGACGAGCCAAGCGTTATGACAACGGCATCAATAAGTATGAGTCTGGAAAAGAGGTTTTCTGGAGACCTATCCAAAA AACCTATCACGCCTGGCAGGAAAAACTCGAAGGATAAAATAGATTTGCCTAACCCTTCGTTGATAGTCGGAGAAGGGAATGACACGACTTACTTTGTAGAGTCAAAG TGTCTTTCAATCAGTTCAAACATTTATACGTTTTCGAACAACACCGGTAACGACGCGGCAACCAAACCCAAGGAAGTGACGTCAGGACTACTGTCGTTAGATATGAGAAATGAAACCGGTGACCCGATGATCGTTGGCGGTCTGCCAGACCCGATCGTACTAGTTATCGAAAGGAAACGAAACGGC ATTCCAGATATAAGTGTTGTAGAATCGACGAAGCCTAATGAGGAAATGCTGATCCATACTATAACGGTACCACTTGACGCAACGCTCGGCATTAAAGTTGTATTAAGTGAAAACGCCACGGACCTCGTCAACGGCACAACAGAATCGACTACCAACAACAACACGCAGCAAGCCCCAACTACAAAGTtgtcttcaatttcaaatagcACGACTTCAAATACGGTTACATCCTCGAGTTCCAGCGTTACTTCTCCGAGCGCTGCAACTTCCAGTAGTACTCCCCGAACTACTTTACCAAATTCCAAGATTTTTAAGACTCCAGACCAGACATTGGACACTACTTCATTCAATGTAACTGATGTAACCAATGTTACCACTTTCGGCGCAACAACTGCCGGTATAACCAATACCAAAACTATTGTCACTGGGACATCTGCAACTGTGACTTCACTGACAAATTCAACTCCGTcgataaatccaaaaattAATGTTACTACAACAGCCCCGATGAAAG ATCCTCCTGGTGGTTTTGTTCTTTCGGAGAATATAACGAGATTCGTCGTTTTCGTCAAAGTCGGTTCACGTCCAACTGTTTCTAAACATGATTTCAACTGCACGCTGCCCTTTCATGCTGAAACTGATGTGAATGGCTCTACAGCAGCAGAAAGGGATCTGAATACATGCTTGTTCCACAACATTCTAAATGG AACCGATAAACCAGTTTATGTTGGCATCAAGGCTTTGAATGGAACTATAG ATCCTGCCAATGCAACTGTCGATGATTACAAGGAGGCTATTTACAATGCATCATTTTTCACTGCTGATTGCTTGTACTGGAATACAAAGACCGAAGAATGGTCGAATGCTGGCTGCACG GTTGGTGACCTAACTACTAGTGATAGCACGCAGTGTAAATGCACACATTTGACGACGTTCGGGTCGTCTTTTACGATTCCTCTACCGAAAATAGATTTTAGCGGCGGATTTCTCAATCCTAACGACAATCCAGTGGTGTTCGGTACGATGGTGTCTCTACTATGTTTATACTTAATTCTACTGATCTGGGCTGTTAAAGCCGACAGAAAAGATCTCGTAAGG GCTGGTTCCACGCCGCTGCCGGATAACGATCCCCGAGATAAATACATTTATGAAATACTCGTAACTACAGGAGAAGCGAAAGAAGCCG gtacGACAGCTCAAGTATCGTTTGTATTGACCGGTGAAGATGGTGATACGGGTCCCAGAGTTTTAATGGATGAGAAAAGGAAGGTTCTTCAAAAAGGCGATGTTAATTCGTTCATTATGGTAGTGCCGAAACCGCTGGGAAACTTAGCGCATTTACG TATTTGGCACGATAATGGTGGCAAGAATCCGTCTTGGTTTTTCAACCAGATGCAAGTAACCGATATTCAAACTCTGGATAGATATCTGTTCATTTGTGACAAATGGTTGGCCGTAGAACAAGAAGACGGTTTG ATCGACAGAATAATTCCCCTAGCGGGAGACATCGAGATGAAAGCCTTCAACTATCTATTCTGGTCGAAAACTCGCAAAGACCTCTCCGACGGGCATATTTGGTTATCGGTTTTTAAAAGACCTCCGAAAAGCAACTTCACCCGCGTTCAGAGATTGACGTGTTGTTTAACCCTCGTCTACGTGTCGATGATGGCCAGTTTGACCTTCTACAAGGCCATGGCGATGCGGCAAAACGTCACGCAAATTGTCATCGGGCCGATCAAGTTTACGCTCGAGCAACTGGTCGTTTCTATCCTGGCGTCGTTGATAATCGTACCGGTGAATGTGTTTATCGTGCTGCTGTTCAGGATGTCCGGTCCCTGGCCACCGAACGCCTGTGGCAAATGTTGTCGCAAAAAACGCGTGTGCGACTCGAAATACAGCGAAATGAAGTCGTACCAGGCTTCGGAGGCGATGGAAATAGAGTTGCAAAACGAAAAAGAGTATCTAGATACAG GCGAGAGAAAATCCGCGACACCATCGCGACGACCTTGGAACGACTCCCAAACCAGTCAGAAAATCAGCTACACGGACGCATCGGGCTACGGGAAAATACCAGAATCACCGAAAAAAGACGaccagaaaaagaaaaagaagaaagtgGTTTTGCCGTGGTGGTGTGTGATTGTCGGCCATACGCTTGCATTTATTGCCGTGGCAGTGAGCTTCTATTTCGCGAACATGTTCTCCAAAGACCTCGGGTTATCAGGCTCTAAGGAGTGGATTGCATCATTTGGAGTTTCTCTCATCCAGTCCATCATGCTTCAACAACCGATTAAG GTTTTGTTTTTGGCCCTTCTTTACGCCCTGATCATCAAGAAACCCGACCTTGAGGAACCGGACGAGAGCGAGTACGACAACAGCCTCAAGGACAACGAGGAGTGGTTGCACGATCCTTACTGCAACTCGCCTgatattaaagaaaaaatcgcTCGATATAAAGCCATACCACTGCCGCCGGACGAGGAAGAACTTAAAGCTGCCAGGGATAAGAG GCTTAAGGAAATTGAAATGGTGAACATTATCTGGGAGATCATATTCTACACGATATATGTTGGAATTCTGATGGTTTTGTCTTATGAAAATCGAGATACGAGATCTCACTATTTCTATAAAGACATAGAGAACATCTTCTACAACGATAGATACACCAGAAACAACACCGTTGGAACTTATGCCTTATCCGCC GTGAGGAATTTCGATCAGTTTTGGGATTACGCCGAAAAATCGCTGGTGCCTGGAATGTTCGGGTACGATATGTTCCCGGGTGAtgattggtacaaatataagaATTACATCGTTGATCGACAGGCGTTGAGAGTCTGCGTTCCACGTCTACGTCAGTTACGAACAAAACCTG TCGCATGTAACTCGAGATTAGATCGGTTATTTGGTGATGTGTGCCGGCCTAGCTATAGTATGTTTAGCCAAGAAGAAGGGAATTACAAAGCTGGATGGATTCCCGTTAATAAATCAG ATCCAAACGATAAACCGGATTATGGGTTCGGTTACTCGTCGGCCTGGAAACTCAAGGGTTCGCCTACGTCTGGGAAATTTGCCACGTACTCCGGTGGCGGTTACGTAGTAAACTTGGGAACGCAGCCGAAACAAGCTCTGCGCACTCTAAAAACGATTAAAGCTGGAAACTGGTTGGATAAGAATACAAGATGTATCATCATCGAGTTTTTGCTTTACAACAACAACGTTCGCTTGTATGGTGTGGCGTTTCTCCTCGTGGAATTCCTAAATAGTGGAG GGGCGTTTACAAAGTATAAAGTGACAGTAATGCGCCTGGAGAAAGGAATGACACCGACGAACTCAGTGATGTTCTTTttccaattcatttttctCGGGTTCTTGATCTACTTCGCGGTGCGCGCTTCGAAGAGACTGCGGAAAATCGGTCGACGTCAATATTTTAAT TCATTTTGGGATGTTTACGAGTTTGCGGTGATACTCATGGGATTTGTGGCCATATTCATGCAAATAGTGAGATTCTTCGGGGCGTACGCGATGGCTGAAATGATGGTGGACAGGACCAAATTCATAAATCTTGACTATGTCGTTTTGTACGACGAG TTGTCGGTTTATTTACTCGCAATGATCGTATTCCTATCGACACTTCAAGGGCTGAAACTCCTGCGATTTAACAAAAGAATTTGCGCCCTGGCCTTGATGATGAAGTGGTTGTCCTGGCCACTAATGCGATTTATGGTCGTGTTCTTAGTTCTGTTTTTCGGATTTGTTAGTTTGTGTCACCTGAAGTTCATGGTCCGTTTAAGAGAATATTCAACGTTCATAGCTAGTATGGAGACATTATTGAACATGATGTTAA